From the genome of Phlebotomus papatasi isolate M1 chromosome 2, Ppap_2.1, whole genome shotgun sequence:
aAGTTGTATCTCTTCTTCTCCATGACGTACAACTCTCTTTGATGCAATATTTGGATCATTAATTATTGAGACTTCTTGTTTGGTTGGACAAACAGCAAGAACCCGACTTGGGTCAGGAACATTTGTTCCCTGTTTCGTTGTTTTCGTAGTTTGTGTCTGggttttattttcttcttcagCATCTTCATACTCTTCAGTTTCTTCAATGATCTCCTCGGCGTCGTAGAAGGTCTTCATGTACGTTTTCTTCGTACCATCTCCCATTACTGTAGTTATAGTTTGTTCATACCCATCAACGGTCCTCTTTGTTACGGTTGTAGTCTTCGTTACTTCATCAACTTCGGTTAATTCTTCACCAACCTTCAGTTTCTTCATAGCTTCTGTTGGAACGAATTCTTCTTCAGTTTCATATGTTTCAACAGTCctctcaagttttttttgtgtttcttgtGGATTTGGTTGTGGAGTATTGGTGAGGGCCTGAGTAGTCTGAGTCGTAGAAGTTTGTTGCACATTCTGTGTTTTTTGAATAGTTTCCTGAGTTGATACTTTCTTACTCTTTTCTTCAACAGTTAGGATGGATGATTGCTGTTGAGTAGTTTTCGTATCAATTTCGGAAACTTTGGTATCTTGGGTTTTTTGACTTGGAGCCTTAGGGGGTTCCTGAGGCTTGGGACCTTCTTTTGGTTTGGGAGCGTCCTGGGGCTTAGGAGCTTCCTGAGGCTTGGGAGCTTCCTGGGGCTTAGGAGCTTCTTGAGGCTTAGGAGCTTCCTGAGGCTTAGGACCTTCCTGAGGCTTAGGAGTTTCCTGAGGTTTGGGAGCTTGCTGAGGTGTTTGATTTTCAGGAACTTGAGGGGCACTGGGAGGAATAACAGGAACCGCATCATAAGTCGTTTTCTTATGAGTCCTCCTTGTTCCATCAATCAGAATTGAAGTAGTAACCCTTTCATAGCCCTTTTCAATTCTCTTAGTCACAATAGTTGTGTttattctttcaataacttCAACAATTTCCTCTCCAACTTTCAGTTTTTTCATAGCTTCGGTGATGATGATTTCTTGAGTCTcgatttttgttatttcttctttaagttttctcaaaGCTTCTTCGTCTACAGCAGGAACTTGTGAAGGTTGTTCCTTCTGGACGTTAGTTTTTGTGCTCTCAACTGTTTGAGTTTTTTCCACAGTTTGAGTAGTGTTGGAAGTAGTGTCAGTTGTGGTTTCAGTGGTTTTTTGAGCAACTGGTGGATTACCTGGAGCGGCAGGAACTACCGGTGTAATCTGCTTGGTTTCCTCTACAACTTCAACGGGATCGTAGATAACCTTTGTCTGAGATCTCATTGATCCATCATTAAAGATAACTGTTACTGTTCGTTCATATCCATTTTCAATTCTTTTGATCACGGTTGTTGTATTGGTCTTCTTGTCGACTTTAACGATCTCCTGACCCGTTGTTAATTTTTTCATCTCTTCAGTAATAACAAACTCTTCAGTATCTTGAGTTGTTTGCTGGACTTGTGTTACTTCAGTTGTTTGTTGAGTAGTTTGCTTTTTAGTAGCTGTTTCATCAACGGTTGTCGTAGTGTTAGTCGGAGCGTCCGGAACTTTGGGAGTTTGCTGATCTTTAGTGATCTCAACcacatcaaaaattgttttagtgCTGCTTTTAGACGTTCCGTCTTCAAATACTCTTGTTATGGTTCTTTCAAATCCATTTTCAATTCGTCTGATGATGGTTGTAGTTCTGGTCTGTTCATCAACTGTTTTGATCTCTTCCCCGGTTTTCAGTTTCTTCATGGCTTCAGTTACCACAAACTCTTCCTcaactatttctttttttgttgcctCAACGGTTGTGGTAGTTTCAGTTGTTTGTTTATCCGTAGATGCTTTTCTTATTTCCGTAGTTATCTTACTTTCTTTCTTGATGGTTCTGCTTTCGTCTTGAATAACTTCTTCAGTTTCATCAATCACTTCTTCAGGATCCATGAAGGTTCTGTTTTGAATACGCTTTGTACCATCCTCTAAGACCGTTGTAATAATCTGTTCGTAACCTTTTTCAATCCTTCTAGTTACAGTTGTTGTATTAGTTGCTTCATCAAATTCCACAAGATCCTTCCCTGGTTCTGGTTTCTTGGCTAATTCAAGTGCTGGGGTTGGATTTGTTGAAACAGCTGTAGTGACTGTAGGTGCAGCCACTTTAGGTACTCCAATAATCTCCGATTGCGTAACATTTGTGCTAACCGTTGTTGTAGTAGTAACAGTTACATTTTCACCTTCAGTAATTTCTTCAGTAATCACTTCTTCTTCAACTTCGTGTTTCGGGAAGGTTGTAATGACTTTCTGGAAGATTCTTCCGTCTTCCCCCACGGTTGTAATTACCCTCTCTTCGGCTCCGTCTTCTCTCGTTCTCAAAATTTCGCCTGGGGGTAGTTTCTCCTCCGTCACCGCAACAACAGTTTCCTTCACCTCCGCtagaaatattattgaaaatttacaataagTGCCATTCCCAtgcaatgatttttcaaaaattagaagTCTAGAAAGCACACGACAAACCCAGTCAATCCACACCAGCCACAAGAGCTCTTTTGTTAGCTTTTGCGTTTCTTCTCATGCGATTGTCCCGGAAGCATTTTCCTCGGCATCACTGTAGCTGATATTGGCGGAAAGATAAAAGGGAAG
Proteins encoded in this window:
- the LOC129801635 gene encoding mucin-5AC isoform X1 — its product is MSTEVKETVVAVTEEKLPPGEILRTREDGAEERVITTVGEDGRIFQKVITTFPKHEVEEEVITEEITEGENVTVTTTTTVSTNVTQSEIIGVPKVAAPTVTTAVSTNPTPALELAKKPEPGKDLVEFDEATNTTTVTRRIEKGYEQIITTVLEDGTKRIQNRTFMDPEEVIDETEEVIQDESRTIKKESKITTEIRKASTDKQTTETTTTVEATKKEIVEEEFVVTEAMKKLKTGEEIKTVDEQTRTTTIIRRIENGFERTITRVFEDGTSKSSTKTIFDVVEITKDQQTPKVPDAPTNTTTTVDETATKKQTTQQTTEVTQVQQTTQDTEEFVITEEMKKLTTGQEIVKVDKKTNTTTVIKRIENGYERTVTVIFNDGSMRSQTKVIYDPVEVVEETKQITPVVPAAPGNPPVAQKTTETTTDTTSNTTQTVEKTQTVESTKTNVQKEQPSQVPAVDEEALRKLKEEITKIETQEIIITEAMKKLKVGEEIVEVIERINTTIVTKRIEKGYERVTTSILIDGTRRTHKKTTYDAVPVIPPSAPQVPENQTPQQAPKPQETPKPQEGPKPQEAPKPQEAPKPQEAPKPQEAPKPQDAPKPKEGPKPQEPPKAPSQKTQDTKVSEIDTKTTQQQSSILTVEEKSKKVSTQETIQKTQNVQQTSTTQTTQALTNTPQPNPQETQKKLERTVETYETEEEFVPTEAMKKLKVGEELTEVDEVTKTTTVTKRTVDGYEQTITTVMGDGTKKTYMKTFYDAEEIIEETEEYEDAEEENKTQTQTTKTTKQGTNVPDPSRVLAVCPTKQEVSIINDPNIASKRVVRHGEEEIQLEEEEEDEKDPTQKTKRAVQETRKAKIALEESQKTEGATKIHTTTASTDASEKKSEVITSNVGGISADVRTTCESTQSTKTSTSTAVTPAQGPGQGTKTVTTTRTEKSSARKQSSSAIASTGVVLEAIAAPQPPPRKKETKKGKGK